The Moraxella haemolytica genome window below encodes:
- a CDS encoding UDP-2,3-diacylglucosamine diphosphatase, whose product MQNFNHLITTRPHDISTVFVSDLHLSADTPALNQAFLALLKDLSFLPNLTHLYILGDWLDGWIGDDDYLSLNDNEKKQHFLTPILSALQHLSTTAKIHVMHGNRDFAIRQTLCDEFEGRLIKEPYFLQSGQLYRLEHGDRLCTDDKAYQCYRKIVQTPLIAWLILKQPLAKRRQIANKIKAKSTHDKSGKSKHIMDVNSQAVQQTLMTCDVLIHGHTHHPAIHEMTNKKRVVLGDWRHQDGGVQAVIGVMVGNQVDLWTFKWRA is encoded by the coding sequence ATGCAAAACTTTAATCATCTCATCACCACTCGTCCGCATGATATCAGCACGGTTTTTGTCAGCGACCTACACCTATCAGCAGACACACCTGCTTTAAATCAGGCGTTTTTGGCACTCCTAAAAGATTTGTCTTTTTTGCCAAATTTAACGCATTTGTATATTTTGGGTGATTGGCTTGATGGTTGGATTGGCGATGATGACTACCTAAGTCTAAACGATAATGAAAAAAAACAGCATTTTTTAACACCCATTTTATCAGCCCTGCAACACTTATCAACAACAGCCAAGATTCATGTCATGCATGGCAATCGTGATTTTGCCATTCGTCAGACACTCTGCGATGAATTTGAAGGCAGGTTGATTAAGGAGCCCTATTTTTTACAGTCTGGTCAGCTTTACAGATTAGAGCATGGCGATCGCCTTTGCACTGATGATAAAGCATATCAATGCTACCGTAAGATTGTCCAAACCCCCCTTATTGCTTGGCTGATTTTAAAACAACCACTTGCCAAAAGAAGACAAATTGCCAACAAAATCAAAGCCAAGTCCACTCATGACAAATCCGGCAAGTCCAAGCACATCATGGATGTCAATTCTCAAGCTGTACAACAAACCTTGATGACCTGCGATGTACTCATACATGGACATACGCACCACCCCGCCATTCATGAGATGACCAACAAAAAAAGAGTAGTTTTGGGTGATTGGCGACATCAAGACGGTGGCGTGCAAGCGGTGATTGGGGTGATGGTGGGCAATCAAGTGGATTTATGGACATTTAAATGGCGTGCATAA
- a CDS encoding peptidylprolyl isomerase: MDMPIVQLDTTHGAIVIELNAEKAPVTVANFLDYVESGHYDGTIFHRVIDGFMIQGGGMDSDMNEKRTGTPIKNEADNGLKNDIGTIAMARTNDPHSATAQFFINVKNNDFLNYSSPTPQGWGYAVFGKVTDGMDVVNQIKGVPTGRYGYHSDVPREPIVINSAKVISK; this comes from the coding sequence ATGGATATGCCGATTGTACAGCTTGACACCACCCATGGTGCGATTGTAATTGAACTTAATGCCGAAAAAGCCCCTGTTACCGTTGCCAACTTCCTTGACTATGTTGAAAGCGGTCATTATGATGGCACGATTTTCCATCGTGTGATTGATGGCTTCATGATTCAAGGCGGTGGTATGGATAGCGACATGAACGAGAAGCGTACTGGCACACCAATTAAGAATGAAGCGGACAACGGTCTAAAAAATGACATTGGCACAATCGCCATGGCTCGCACCAACGACCCACATTCAGCAACCGCCCAATTTTTTATTAATGTTAAAAATAACGACTTTTTAAATTATAGCAGCCCAACACCACAAGGTTGGGGTTATGCCGTATTCGGCAAAGTAACCGATGGTATGGATGTGGTCAATCAAATCAAAGGTGTACCAACCGGTCGCTATGGCTATCACAGTGATGTGCCACGCGAGCCAATCGTGATTAACTCTGCTAAAGTAATTTCAAAATAA
- a CDS encoding glutamine--tRNA ligase/YqeY domain fusion protein — protein MTEMLSEKNDFIRQIIRDDLAVGKHDGIITRFPPEPNGYLHIGHVKSICLNFGVAGEFGGVCNLRFDDTNPTAEKQDYVDSIKEDVKWLGFEWAGDVRYASHYFDRLYEWAVQLIKQGDAYVDFQTPDEIREHRGGFGKPSVESPQRNATIEENLARFDDMKNGKYKEGQAVLRAKIDMNHANMNMRDPVIYRVMHAHHHQTGDKWCIYPMYDYAHPLSDAIENITHSLCTLEFEDHRPFYDWVVEKVGFVKPPHQYEFSRLNIDHTLTSKRKLKRLVDMGVVSGWDDPRMPTVAGMRRRGYPAEGLRDFCERVGISKTDGVVDFRQLESSIRNALENTTARGMAVLRPLKVTIKNFDEAVADFEHLKKDTVKACLDNGVLWLTQPKHPNVDMGERKIPFTKEIYIDRTDFEVSPPAGYKRLSPENPEIRLRNSYILKVEEYITDEKGEVVELIATIDAKTLGNNPEGRKVKGVIHWVSATHGVDAIVRMYNHLLLEDDEIHPEVTLHEKDMLDADTDADTLWIKQHLNPNSLTTYQAVVEPSLANVVGGERFQFERESYFVADTVESTKDLPVYNQIVSLKDGF, from the coding sequence ATGACTGAGATGCTATCTGAAAAAAACGACTTTATTCGCCAAATCATCCGTGATGACCTAGCTGTTGGGAAACATGATGGCATCATCACTCGTTTTCCACCAGAACCAAATGGCTATTTACACATTGGTCATGTTAAGTCCATCTGCCTAAATTTTGGTGTGGCAGGTGAGTTTGGTGGTGTGTGTAATTTGCGTTTTGATGATACTAACCCTACCGCTGAAAAGCAAGACTATGTAGATAGTATCAAAGAAGATGTCAAATGGCTTGGTTTTGAATGGGCGGGCGATGTTCGCTATGCGTCCCATTATTTTGATCGGTTGTATGAATGGGCGGTACAGCTCATCAAGCAAGGTGATGCTTATGTTGATTTTCAGACACCTGATGAGATTCGTGAACATCGTGGCGGTTTTGGCAAGCCATCTGTTGAGTCGCCACAGCGTAACGCTACGATTGAAGAGAATCTTGCTCGTTTTGACGACATGAAAAACGGCAAATACAAAGAAGGTCAGGCGGTACTTCGTGCCAAGATTGACATGAATCATGCCAACATGAACATGAGAGACCCTGTCATCTATCGTGTCATGCACGCCCATCATCACCAAACAGGTGACAAATGGTGTATTTATCCAATGTACGACTACGCTCACCCATTATCGGACGCCATTGAGAATATTACACATTCGCTATGTACATTAGAGTTTGAAGATCATAGACCTTTTTATGATTGGGTAGTAGAAAAGGTGGGCTTTGTTAAACCGCCACACCAGTATGAGTTTAGTCGTCTTAATATTGATCATACGCTAACTTCTAAGCGTAAGCTAAAACGCTTGGTGGATATGGGTGTGGTATCAGGATGGGATGATCCAAGAATGCCAACAGTGGCAGGCATGAGACGCCGTGGCTATCCAGCTGAAGGGTTAAGAGACTTTTGTGAGCGAGTAGGTATTTCTAAAACCGATGGCGTGGTGGATTTTCGCCAGCTTGAATCTAGCATTCGTAATGCCCTAGAGAATACAACCGCTCGGGGCATGGCGGTACTTCGCCCATTAAAAGTTACGATTAAGAATTTTGACGAGGCGGTGGCAGATTTTGAGCATCTTAAAAAAGATACGGTTAAAGCTTGCTTGGATAATGGCGTATTATGGCTAACTCAGCCAAAGCACCCAAATGTGGATATGGGCGAGCGTAAAATCCCGTTCACCAAAGAAATCTATATTGACAGAACCGACTTTGAGGTCAGTCCGCCAGCAGGCTATAAGCGACTGTCGCCAGAAAACCCTGAAATTCGTCTGCGTAATAGCTACATTCTAAAAGTGGAAGAATACATCACTGATGAAAAAGGTGAGGTGGTTGAGCTGATTGCAACCATCGATGCTAAGACTTTGGGCAATAATCCAGAAGGTCGTAAGGTTAAAGGGGTGATTCATTGGGTATCTGCCACACATGGTGTTGATGCGATTGTCCGTATGTATAATCATCTGCTATTAGAAGATGATGAAATTCATCCAGAGGTTACTTTGCATGAAAAAGACATGCTAGATGCTGATACCGATGCCGATACACTATGGATTAAACAACACCTAAATCCTAACTCGCTCACTACTTATCAAGCGGTTGTTGAGCCGTCTTTAGCGAATGTTGTGGGCGGTGAGCGGTTCCAGTTTGAGCGTGAAAGCTACTTTGTAGCAGACACTGTGGAATCTACCAAAGATTTGCCTGTGTATAATCAAATTGTTAGTCTAAAAGATGGTTTTTAA
- the ispH gene encoding 4-hydroxy-3-methylbut-2-enyl diphosphate reductase → MKILLANPRGFCAGVDRAIAIVNEALRRFNPPIYVRHEVVHNKFVVEDLANRGAIFVEELDEVPDGAIVIFSAHGVSRAVEDEATRRDLTVFDATCPLVTKVHIEVGKFAQEGMDAILIGHAGHPEVEGTMGRFDTSFGGRIHLVEDADDVAGLNFDEDKELAFVTQTTLSMDDTAVVIDALKHKFPKINAPRKDDICYATQNRQDAVKSLAEQCDVVLVVGSPNSSNSNRLRELAERLGACAYLIDNAGQMDKAWFDGVACVGVTAGASAPEILIQEVLATLQSWGAEDPQEICGIEENVTFSLPKSLRT, encoded by the coding sequence ATGAAGATTCTATTGGCTAATCCACGAGGATTTTGTGCGGGTGTGGATAGGGCGATTGCCATTGTGAATGAGGCATTGCGTCGTTTTAATCCGCCGATTTATGTGCGTCATGAAGTGGTGCATAATAAATTTGTGGTGGAAGACCTTGCCAATCGTGGAGCGATATTTGTTGAAGAGCTTGATGAAGTCCCTGATGGGGCGATTGTGATTTTTTCGGCACATGGCGTCTCAAGGGCGGTAGAAGATGAAGCGACTCGCCGAGACTTGACAGTCTTTGATGCCACCTGCCCACTGGTAACAAAAGTACATATTGAGGTGGGTAAATTTGCCCAAGAAGGCATGGATGCTATTTTAATTGGTCATGCAGGACACCCTGAAGTAGAGGGAACGATGGGGCGTTTTGATACCAGTTTTGGCGGTCGCATTCATCTGGTGGAAGATGCTGATGATGTCGCCGGCTTGAATTTTGATGAGGATAAAGAACTTGCCTTTGTAACACAAACAACTTTATCAATGGACGATACGGCAGTGGTCATTGATGCATTAAAACATAAATTTCCTAAAATCAACGCACCCAGAAAAGATGATATTTGCTACGCCACCCAAAATCGTCAAGATGCGGTCAAATCTTTGGCAGAACAATGTGATGTTGTGTTGGTTGTTGGCAGTCCAAATTCATCAAACTCTAATCGCTTAAGAGAGCTTGCTGAGCGTTTGGGGGCATGTGCTTATTTGATTGACAATGCCGGTCAGATGGATAAGGCGTGGTTTGATGGCGTGGCGTGTGTGGGTGTTACTGCAGGTGCATCAGCTCCAGAGATATTGATTCAAGAAGTATTGGCGACTTTGCAGTCATGGGGGGCAGAAGATCCCCAAGAGATATGTGGCATTGAAGAGAATGTTACTTTTAGTCTGCCTAAGTCTTTGCGTACTTGA
- the recJ gene encoding single-stranded-DNA-specific exonuclease RecJ produces MTKLNLSPRHMGEVPEELVQQFGSLTLARVFLARGVDDVLLLDTSVGSLLPASELAGLDKAAALIDHAIDDKRILIVGDFDCDGATSTALMVRCLKEMGADVNFLVPDRFKFGYGLTPEIVEYGVAQFDPEVIITVDNGISSHEGVERAKELGVQVIITDHHLTTKASPEAAAVVNPNQQGCNFGSKSLVGVGVAFYVMGRVARIRRETGKKTTSVAKYLDLVALGTVADVGTLDQNNRILVTHGVNAIRDGRACHGVLAILEQSGRYHEKISSNDLGFAIAPRINAAGRMDNMQTGVECLLADDWSTAYTLALELNKLNHSRRAIETQMRDEASQIIQDLHLNSSDEPTLPRGIVLHQDNWHQGVIGIVAGRIKERLYRPTIVFAPADANKVGDEDWIKGSARSIAGVHIRDAIESVAITHPELIAHFGGHAMAAGLTIKKRHFNTFKTAFLAVLDGFDESVFNEEYFTDGELAPQDFSLNFAHRLKNASVWGNGFAPPSFDGVFEVLNFRVMKDKHLKLTLRLPEVQYPIDAIWFNFDADKWDYRASRVHILFALDINEWQGNQSLQLLIKDLAVNQIAPMVAPHRM; encoded by the coding sequence ATGACAAAACTTAATTTATCGCCACGCCACATGGGTGAAGTGCCTGAGGAGCTGGTGCAACAGTTTGGTTCATTAACGCTGGCTCGTGTCTTTTTGGCACGAGGTGTTGATGATGTGTTACTGCTTGATACTTCGGTGGGCAGTCTATTGCCTGCAAGTGAGCTAGCAGGACTGGATAAGGCGGCAGCCTTGATTGATCACGCCATTGACGACAAAAGAATCTTAATCGTTGGCGATTTTGACTGTGATGGAGCGACTTCGACCGCCTTGATGGTTCGTTGTTTAAAAGAGATGGGTGCTGATGTGAATTTTTTGGTGCCTGATAGATTTAAGTTTGGCTATGGTTTGACACCAGAGATTGTTGAGTATGGCGTAGCACAATTTGACCCAGAGGTTATTATTACGGTGGATAATGGCATTTCAAGCCATGAGGGTGTTGAGCGTGCCAAAGAGCTGGGTGTGCAAGTCATCATCACCGACCACCACCTTACTACCAAAGCATCGCCAGAGGCTGCTGCGGTGGTCAATCCAAATCAGCAAGGTTGTAATTTTGGTAGCAAGTCTTTGGTGGGTGTTGGAGTGGCATTTTATGTGATGGGGCGAGTGGCTCGCATTCGTAGAGAGACTGGAAAAAAAACCACGAGTGTTGCCAAATATTTGGATTTGGTAGCGTTAGGCACAGTAGCTGATGTTGGTACGCTTGACCAAAATAATAGAATCTTGGTAACGCATGGGGTTAATGCCATTCGTGATGGGCGTGCCTGTCATGGGGTGCTTGCCATTCTTGAGCAATCTGGGCGATACCATGAGAAAATCAGTAGTAATGACTTGGGTTTTGCCATCGCACCACGCATTAACGCTGCAGGGCGTATGGATAATATGCAAACAGGGGTGGAATGTCTGCTTGCTGACGATTGGAGTACGGCATATACGCTGGCACTTGAATTAAATAAACTCAACCACTCTCGTCGTGCCATTGAGACGCAAATGCGTGATGAGGCATCGCAGATTATTCAAGACCTGCACCTAAATTCATCTGACGAACCGACCCTACCACGAGGCATTGTCCTACATCAAGATAATTGGCATCAAGGGGTGATTGGTATCGTGGCAGGGCGAATTAAGGAGCGACTATATCGTCCAACGATTGTATTTGCTCCTGCTGATGCGAATAAAGTTGGTGATGAAGATTGGATCAAGGGGTCGGCACGCTCTATAGCAGGCGTGCATATCCGTGATGCCATTGAGTCGGTGGCAATCACACATCCTGAATTAATTGCTCATTTTGGTGGTCATGCGATGGCAGCAGGTCTAACCATTAAAAAACGCCATTTTAACACCTTTAAAACGGCTTTTTTGGCGGTGTTAGACGGTTTTGATGAATCAGTATTTAACGAAGAGTATTTCACTGATGGTGAGCTTGCTCCTCAGGATTTTAGCTTAAATTTTGCTCATCGGCTCAAAAATGCTAGCGTGTGGGGCAATGGCTTTGCACCACCAAGTTTTGATGGGGTGTTTGAAGTGCTGAATTTTCGTGTCATGAAAGACAAGCATCTAAAGCTAACACTCCGCTTGCCAGAAGTTCAGTACCCCATTGATGCAATTTGGTTTAATTTTGATGCGGATAAATGGGATTATCGTGCCAGTCGTGTGCATATTTTGTTCGCCCTAGATATCAATGAATGGCAGGGTAATCAAAGTTTGCAATTACTCATCAAGGATTTAGCGGTTAATCAGATTGCACCGATGGTTGCACCGCACCGTATGTGA
- a CDS encoding MacB family efflux pump subunit gives MTTHPKKPLIEVKNLIRDFQAGDDHVRILHGINLTLYQGEMVAIIGQSGSGKSTLMNILGCLDKATSGSYTIFGKSVDNMDGEELAKLRREHFGFIFQRYHLLGDINALDNVTVPAVYAGTSTAKRRKRAAELLAQLGLANKINNRPNQLSGGQQQRVSIARALMNGGDIILADEPTGALDSGSGKEVMNILHRLKDDGHTIIMVTHDPSLASQAERVIELKDGHVIADYYTDNAKQQDNSHQIQNTHQNTAISKQSFGSNNALLGVLDRLKEAFKMSIYAMKAHKMRTLLTMLGIIIGIASVVSIVGLGQGSQAKILNDINALGTNTITVIDGYPYGDPRRRYGYDNLTVDDANAVAAQPYAQSVSPQVDTSVSIRYKNTEATGNINGIGQDYLAVTGEKLEMGQGFNDASISALAQDIIIDQNAYKTFFNGQGNPIGQMLMVGNMPGQIVGVLSAKNSSFGHNTNTPNIYMPYTTVMHRMLGTSHINLFVVLVDTDTPSDIAENAIFDLIKSRHGTDDFDIMNTDSIKETVQSATSTMTLLISSIAIISLIVGGIGVMNIMLVSVTERTSEIGVRMAVGARQSDIMQQFLIEAVLVCVLGGILGILLAFGIGAVINSLGSDNIGVIYSPTSIIVAFVCSTLIGIIFGFLPARNAARLNPVEALSHN, from the coding sequence ATGACAACACACCCAAAAAAACCGCTCATTGAAGTGAAAAATCTCATTCGTGATTTTCAGGCAGGCGATGATCATGTGCGTATTTTGCATGGCATTAATTTAACGCTTTATCAAGGTGAGATGGTTGCCATCATTGGTCAGTCAGGCTCTGGCAAGTCCACACTGATGAATATTTTAGGCTGTCTGGATAAAGCCACAAGTGGAAGCTATACCATCTTTGGCAAATCGGTTGATAACATGGATGGCGAAGAGCTTGCTAAGTTGCGTCGTGAGCATTTTGGTTTTATTTTTCAGCGTTATCATCTGCTTGGCGACATCAATGCTTTAGATAATGTTACCGTTCCTGCAGTCTATGCAGGCACAAGCACCGCCAAAAGACGCAAGCGTGCCGCCGAGCTACTTGCCCAGTTAGGGTTAGCCAATAAAATCAATAATCGACCCAATCAGCTCTCAGGCGGACAACAGCAACGAGTTTCTATTGCCCGAGCCTTAATGAATGGGGGTGATATCATTTTGGCGGATGAACCGACAGGAGCGTTAGATAGTGGCTCAGGCAAGGAAGTCATGAATATCTTGCACCGTCTAAAAGATGATGGGCATACCATTATTATGGTAACGCATGACCCAAGTTTGGCTAGCCAAGCTGAGCGTGTGATTGAATTAAAAGATGGTCATGTCATCGCTGATTATTACACAGACAATGCCAAGCAACAAGATAATAGCCATCAGATACAAAACACCCATCAAAACACCGCCATCAGCAAGCAGTCCTTTGGCTCAAACAATGCCCTACTGGGCGTGCTAGACCGCCTAAAAGAAGCCTTTAAAATGTCCATCTATGCCATGAAAGCTCACAAAATGCGGACGCTACTCACCATGCTAGGAATCATCATTGGCATTGCTTCTGTTGTGTCAATTGTGGGGTTAGGTCAAGGCTCGCAAGCCAAAATTTTAAATGACATTAACGCACTAGGAACCAATACCATCACCGTTATTGATGGGTATCCTTATGGCGACCCACGCCGTCGCTATGGCTACGATAATCTAACTGTTGATGATGCCAATGCCGTCGCCGCACAACCTTATGCTCAGTCTGTCAGCCCACAGGTGGATACCAGCGTTTCTATCCGTTATAAGAATACCGAAGCCACAGGCAATATCAACGGCATTGGTCAGGATTATTTGGCGGTAACAGGCGAAAAACTTGAGATGGGGCAAGGCTTTAATGATGCTAGCATATCCGCTCTTGCTCAAGACATCATCATTGATCAAAATGCTTATAAAACTTTTTTTAACGGACAAGGCAATCCCATCGGTCAAATGCTGATGGTGGGTAATATGCCAGGGCAAATCGTTGGCGTACTTTCTGCCAAAAATTCATCATTTGGACACAATACCAACACCCCAAACATCTATATGCCCTACACAACCGTCATGCACCGCATGCTAGGCACAAGCCATATCAATTTGTTCGTGGTACTCGTAGATACCGACACACCCTCTGACATCGCAGAGAATGCCATCTTTGACCTCATCAAATCTAGGCATGGTACAGATGATTTTGATATCATGAATACCGACAGCATCAAAGAGACTGTCCAATCCGCCACAAGCACCATGACATTACTCATCTCATCAATTGCCATCATATCACTCATTGTTGGCGGTATTGGCGTCATGAATATCATGCTTGTTTCTGTTACCGAACGCACAAGCGAAATTGGTGTACGCATGGCGGTCGGAGCAAGACAGTCTGACATCATGCAGCAGTTTTTGATAGAAGCGGTGTTGGTTTGCGTATTGGGTGGTATTTTAGGCATTTTACTTGCCTTTGGCATCGGAGCAGTCATTAACAGTCTTGGCAGTGATAATATTGGGGTGATTTATTCGCCAACTTCCATCATCGTAGCTTTTGTCTGCTCAACTTTAATCGGCATTATATTTGGATTTTTACCTGCCAGAAATGCCGCACGCCTAAACCCTGTGGAAGCTCTATCACATAACTAA